From Streptomyces yatensis, one genomic window encodes:
- a CDS encoding DUF742 domain-containing protein, whose product MTAPGEQEPESAQLVRPYVITNGRGLPENDQFNLITLVTASEQRPPSHLDPEKRRLLELCAGGYLSVAEIAGHMGLPIGIVKVLLSDLSSDGYLITRAPAPPAQLVDVSLLQEVLDGLQARFG is encoded by the coding sequence ATGACGGCACCAGGCGAGCAGGAGCCCGAGTCCGCTCAATTAGTGCGACCGTATGTCATCACCAACGGTCGAGGGCTCCCGGAGAATGACCAGTTCAACCTGATCACGCTGGTCACCGCCTCCGAACAGAGACCTCCCAGTCATCTTGATCCGGAGAAGCGCAGGCTCTTGGAGCTGTGCGCGGGTGGTTATCTCTCGGTTGCCGAGATAGCGGGGCATATGGGGCTCCCGATCGGCATCGTGAAGGTACTGCTGTCCGATCTCTCATCGGACGGGTACCTCATCACCCGTGCCCCCGCGCCTCCCGCGCAGCTTGTCGACGTTTCGCTCCTTCAGGAGGTGCTGGATGGGCTCCAGGCCCGTTTCGGATGA
- a CDS encoding roadblock/LC7 domain-containing protein, which produces MNNDLSWMLESALEVPGARHAILVSADGLLMARSQEVQKDEADTVAAAMSGIQSLSRTMAGFCGGTHMTWRQTLVEFDGGWVFLISAGEGAYLAVSSAPDVDMADITFRMQQLVGQLGKALTTPPRENSGIQA; this is translated from the coding sequence GTGAACAACGACCTGTCATGGATGCTTGAGAGCGCCCTGGAAGTACCAGGGGCTCGTCATGCGATCCTGGTCTCCGCCGACGGTCTGCTGATGGCCCGTTCTCAAGAGGTCCAAAAGGACGAGGCCGACACCGTTGCCGCGGCGATGAGCGGCATCCAGTCGCTCAGCCGCACCATGGCCGGCTTCTGCGGTGGCACCCATATGACATGGCGCCAGACCCTGGTCGAGTTCGACGGTGGCTGGGTCTTCCTCATCTCCGCGGGTGAGGGCGCGTATCTGGCGGTCTCCTCCGCCCCGGATGTCGACATGGCCGACATCACCTTCCGGATGCAGCAGCTTGTCGGGCAACTCGGCAAGGCGCTGACCACACCACCTCGCGAAAACAGCGGTATTCAGGCATGA
- a CDS encoding sensor histidine kinase: protein MTQYLQDPALWALIAGTPLAATAIVRGRKARANLRQEKAELEKRAADLENNYADAVQEAHNRAEEATKSALKSAMRTLQGLANEQQLAISKTQDKYGEHQLLQDLLEIDHMNSQFGRRAQSIAVLCDGWLGRQRAVASVYDVVRSAKGRIRHYTRVEIRSQSNFALVSRAVEPVALALAELLDNATSYSAPDSPIDITIRTVPKGVCVIIDDAGVGMNEEEKNRADKLLSATHATGVTGLGNPPQFGFAVIGVLAARYGFTVSVDSASPYGGVRAVVLLPEDLLTNMPEPEEQPTTHVPAAAEQPQASGSTMTGSTVSGSTVSGATAGGLPKRRRKGSISIVPRADSTSAPARTSEEAASIMGAFQRGTQSGRSANPNREGHDPQ, encoded by the coding sequence ATGACGCAATATCTACAGGATCCAGCGCTCTGGGCCCTGATCGCCGGCACGCCTCTCGCCGCAACCGCCATTGTGCGCGGGCGAAAGGCGCGAGCGAATCTGCGCCAGGAGAAGGCGGAGCTAGAGAAACGCGCGGCCGATCTCGAGAACAATTACGCCGACGCGGTGCAGGAGGCTCACAACCGCGCCGAGGAGGCCACCAAGAGCGCGCTGAAGTCCGCTATGCGTACGCTTCAGGGCCTCGCCAACGAGCAGCAGCTGGCGATCTCCAAGACACAGGACAAATACGGCGAGCACCAGCTTCTCCAGGACCTCCTGGAGATCGACCACATGAACTCGCAGTTCGGGCGGCGCGCACAGTCCATCGCGGTGCTGTGTGACGGCTGGCTGGGCCGGCAGCGCGCGGTCGCGTCGGTGTACGACGTGGTCCGCAGCGCCAAGGGCCGCATCCGTCACTACACCCGGGTGGAGATCCGCTCACAGAGCAACTTCGCTCTGGTCAGCCGGGCCGTGGAACCGGTCGCGCTGGCGCTGGCCGAGCTTCTGGACAACGCGACCAGTTACTCCGCGCCCGACTCGCCGATCGACATCACCATCCGCACCGTCCCCAAGGGCGTCTGCGTCATCATCGACGACGCCGGTGTCGGTATGAACGAGGAGGAGAAGAACCGGGCGGACAAGCTGCTCTCGGCCACGCACGCCACCGGTGTAACGGGACTCGGCAATCCGCCGCAGTTCGGTTTCGCGGTGATCGGTGTGCTCGCCGCGCGCTATGGCTTCACGGTGTCCGTCGATTCGGCCTCTCCCTACGGTGGTGTACGCGCGGTCGTGCTTCTCCCCGAGGACCTTCTGACCAATATGCCCGAGCCGGAAGAGCAGCCGACGACCCACGTTCCCGCCGCGGCCGAGCAGCCGCAGGCGAGCGGTTCCACCATGACCGGTTCCACCGTCAGCGGTTCGACCGTCAGCGGTGCCACCGCCGGGGGCCTGCCCAAACGTCGCCGTAAGGGGTCGATTTCCATCGTTCCCAGAGCAGACTCCACCAGTGCCCCGGCCCGGACGAGCGAGGAAGCCGCTTCGATCATGGGCGCGTTCCAGCGCGGGACGCAGTCCGGACGCTCAGCAAACCCGAACAGGGAAGGGCATGATCCTCAGTGA